A region from the Dendropsophus ebraccatus isolate aDenEbr1 chromosome 1, aDenEbr1.pat, whole genome shotgun sequence genome encodes:
- the PRNP gene encoding major prion protein homolog: MAKTFWIQLALISVLILTVASKKGGKSKGGGWSSGTNRNPSYPGNTGSNWNPSHPGNTGGNWNPHYPANPGSNWNTGGGWGNNYNPGGSNYNKQFKPPKSKTNMKMVAAGVGVGALGGFMLGNAVSNMRYSFANDMDSRYYDSYRNQMPDRIYRPMYRDNTYVTEDRFVSDCYNTSMTEYKVTPIENATDADQTEIRVKSTVIRQLCVTEYRRAPEYGYGYGKGMNLLVSPGFILFIALFVYFMVE; encoded by the coding sequence ATGGCAAAAACTTTCTGGATTCAACTTGCATTAATCTCCGTTCTCATATTGACGGTAGCCTCTAAGAAAGGGGGGAAAAGTAAAGGCGGTGGATGGAGTTCTGGAACCAACAGAAACCCAAGTTACCCAGGAAATACTGGAAGCAATTGGAACCCCAGCCATCCAGGCAACACTGGAGGCAACTGGAACCCCCACTATCCAGCCAACCCTGGTAGCAATTGGAATACTGGTGGTGGCTGGGGAAATAACTATAATCCAGGAGGGAGCAACTATAATAAGCAGTTTAAGCCCCCTAAAAGCAAGACCAACATGAAAATGGTGGCTGCAGGAGTTGGTGTTGGAGCACTTGGTGGATTCATGTTAGGCAATGCAGTTAGCAACATGAGGTACAGTTTTGCCAATGATATGGACTCCCGGTATTACGACAGCTACCGAAACCAAATGCCTGACCGGATTTACAGACCAATGTACCGCGACAACACCTATGTGACGGAAGACAGGTTTGTCAGCGACTGCTACAACACGTCAATGACCGAATATAAGGTGACACCGATCGAGAATGCAACGGATGCGGACCAAACTGAAATAAGAGTTAAGAGCACCGTCATCCGGCAGTTGTGTGTAACCGAATACAGAAGGGCACCTGAATACGGATATGGCTACGGCAAAGGAATGAATCTCCTGGTTAGTCCAGGTTTCATCCTCTTCATCgcactttttgtatattttatggtCGAATGA